From Triticum urartu cultivar G1812 chromosome 2, Tu2.1, whole genome shotgun sequence, a single genomic window includes:
- the LOC125534061 gene encoding FCS-Like Zinc finger 2-like codes for MVPSVACSFFFDDELLGEPGMPAMDACALCAKPLSRDHDVFMYRGDTPYCSEECRHEQMHLDAVCAKQAARRQQRFSAETESHRGQRQSRKVSVAS; via the coding sequence ATGGTGCCATCAGTGGCCTGCTCCTTCTTCTTCGACGACGAGCTGCTCGGCGAGCCCGGCATGCCGGCGATGGACGCGTGCGCGCTCTGCGCCAAGCCGCTGTCGCGCGACCACGACGTCTTCATGTACAGAGGGGACACGCCCTACTGCAGCGAGGAGTGCCGCCACGAGCAGATGCACCTCGACGCCGTCTGCGCCAAGCAGGCCGCGCGGAGGCAGCAGCGGTTCTCGGCGGAGACGGAGTCCCACCGTGGGCAGCGGCAGTCCAGGAAGGTGTCGGTCGCAAGCTAA